One region of Bubalus kerabau isolate K-KA32 ecotype Philippines breed swamp buffalo chromosome 6, PCC_UOA_SB_1v2, whole genome shotgun sequence genomic DNA includes:
- the ENTREP3 gene encoding protein ENTREP3 isoform X2: MMPSPSDSSRSLTSRPSTRGLTHLRLHRPWLQALLTLGLAQVLLGVLVVTFSMVASSITTTESVKRSCPSWAGFSLAFSGVVGIVSWKRPFTLVISFFSLLSVLCVMLSMAGSVLSCKNAQLARDFQECNLDGKVCVCCPSVRLLRPCPESGQELKIALNSTCDEARGALKNLLFSVCGLTICAAIICTLSAIVCCIQIFSLDLVHTLAPERSVSGPLGPLGCTSSPPDPLLHTMLDLEEFVPPVPPPPYYPPEYTCSSETDAQSITYNGSMDSPVPLYPTDCPPSYEAVMGLRGDSQATLFDPQLHDGSCICERVASIVDVSMDSGSLVLSAIGDLPGGSSPSEDSCLLELQGSVRSVDYVLFRSIQRSRAGYCLSLDCGLRGPFEDSPLPRRPPRAARSYSCSAPEAPPPLGAPTAARSCHRLEGWPPWVGPCFPELRRRVPRGGSRPAAAPSPRAPARRFSDSSGSLTPPGHRPPHPAPPPPLLLPRSHSDPGITTSSNTAEFRDLYTKVLEEEAASVSSADTGLCSEACLFRLAHCPSPKLLRARSAEKRRPVPTFQKVPLPSGPAPAHSLGDLKGSWPGRGLVTRFLQMSRKAPDPNGNGAHGHKQVPRSPWGRPGRESLHLRSCGDLSSGSSLRRLLSGRRLERATRPHSLSLNGGSRETGL, from the exons ATGATGCCCTCGCCTAGCGATTCCAGCCGCTCGCTGACTAGCCGGCCCAGCACTCGGGGCCTTACACACCTCCGCCTCCACCGACCCTGGCTACAGGCCCTGCTCACGCTGGGGCTGGCTCAGGTGCTCCTGGGCGTCCTGGTGGTCACCTTCAGCATGGTGGcctcctccatcaccaccaccgagAGCGTCAAGAGATCCTGCCCGTCTTGGGCTGGGTTCTCG CTGGCGTTTTCCGGGGTTGTTGGCATCGTGTCTTGGAAGCGGCCGTTCACTCTAGTG atctccttcttctccttgcTTTCGGTGCTCTGTGTCATGCTCAGCATGGCCGGCTCTGTTCTCTCCTGTAAAAACGCTCAGCTGGCCCGAGACTTCCAAGAATGCAACTTG GATGGAAAGGTCTGCGTGTGCTGCCCCTCTGTTCGTCTTCTCAGGCCCTGTCCAGAGTCGGGGCAGGAACTGAAAATTGCTCTTAACTCCACCTGTGATGAAGCCCGAGGGGCCCTCAAG AACTTACTCTTCAGCGTCTGTGGGCTCACCATCTGTGCCGCCATAATCTGTACCCTCTCTGCCATTGTCTGCTGCATCCAGATCTTCTCCCTGGACCTTGTGCACACG TTGGCACCTGAACGCTCAGTCTCAGGCCCTTTGGGGCCTCTGGGCTGTACCTCCTCGCCCCCAGACCCTCTCCTGCACACCATGCTGGACCTGGAGGAATTTGTACCACCCGTGCCCCCGCCACCATACTACCCCCCAGAGTATACCTGCAGCTCGGAAACAGACGCGCAGAG CATCACCTACAATGGCTCCATGGACAGCCCAGTGCCCTTGTACCCTACTGATTGCCCCCCTTCTTATGAGGCCGTCATGGGGCTACGAGGAGACAGTCAG GCCACTCTGTTTGATCCTCAGCTGCATGATGGCTCCTGCATCTGCGAGCGAGTGGCCTCCATTGTAGACG TGTCCATGGACAGCGGGTCTCTGGTGCTGTCTGCCATTGGCGACCTCCCGGGGGGCTCCAGCCCATCGGAGGACTCGTGCCTACTGGAGTTGCAGGGCTCCGTGCGCTCCGTTGACTACGTGCTCTTCCGCTCTATTCAGCGCAGCCGCGCTGGCTACTGCCTCAGCCTGGACTGCGGCCTTCGGGGCCCCTTCGAGGACAGCCCCCTTCCCCGGCGGCCCCCAAGGGCAGCCCGCTCCTATTCCTGCTCTGCCCCCGAAGCCCCACCCCCACTGGGTGCCCCCACAGCAGCCCGCAGCTGCCACCGGCTGGAGGGCTGGCCGCCTTGGGTGGGACCCTGCTTCCCCGAGCTGAGGCGGCGGGTCCCCCGGGGAGGCAGCCGGCCAGCTGCGGCCCCTTCCCCCCGAGCCCCAGCTCGCCGCTTCAGCGATAGCTCAGGTTCTCTCACCCCGCCGGGGCACCGGCCTCCTCACCCGGCTCCCCCACCACCGCTGCTGCTGCCACGGTCCCACAGTGACCCAGGCATCACCACCTCCAGCAACACTG CTGAATTCAGGGACCTTTATACCAAAGTGCTTGAGGAAGAAGCTGCTTCCGTTTCCTCTGCAGATACAG ggcTCTGCTCTGAAGCCTGCCTCTTCCGTCTAGCCCATTGCCCTTCCCCCAAGTTGCTCCGTGCCCGCTCAGCAGAGAAGCGGCGCCCTGTGCCCACCTTCCAGAAGGTCCCCCTGCCCTCGGGCCCTGCACCAGCCCACTCCCTGGGGGACCTGAAGGGCAGCTGGCCAGGCCGGGGCCTGGTCACCCGTTTCCTCCAGATGTCCAGGAAGGCCCCAGATCCCAATGGGAATGGAGCCCATGGGCATAAACAG GTGCCCCGGAGCCCCTGGGGCCGGCCAGGCCGAGAGAGCCTCCACCTTCGCAGCTGCGGCGACCTGAGCTCTGGCTCCTCCCTGAGGCGTCTCCTGTCCGGCCGCAGGCTGGAGCGTGCTACCCGTCCCCACAGCCTCAGCCTCAATGGGGGCAGCCGGGAGACTGGGCTCTGA
- the ENTREP3 gene encoding protein ENTREP3 isoform X1 has product MMPSPSDSSRSLTSRPSTRGLTHLRLHRPWLQALLTLGLAQVLLGVLVVTFSMVASSITTTESVKRSCPSWAGFSLAFSGVVGIVSWKRPFTLVISFFSLLSVLCVMLSMAGSVLSCKNAQLARDFQECNLDGKVCVCCPSVRLLRPCPESGQELKIALNSTCDEARGALKNLLFSVCGLTICAAIICTLSAIVCCIQIFSLDLVHTQLAPERSVSGPLGPLGCTSSPPDPLLHTMLDLEEFVPPVPPPPYYPPEYTCSSETDAQSITYNGSMDSPVPLYPTDCPPSYEAVMGLRGDSQATLFDPQLHDGSCICERVASIVDVSMDSGSLVLSAIGDLPGGSSPSEDSCLLELQGSVRSVDYVLFRSIQRSRAGYCLSLDCGLRGPFEDSPLPRRPPRAARSYSCSAPEAPPPLGAPTAARSCHRLEGWPPWVGPCFPELRRRVPRGGSRPAAAPSPRAPARRFSDSSGSLTPPGHRPPHPAPPPPLLLPRSHSDPGITTSSNTAEFRDLYTKVLEEEAASVSSADTGLCSEACLFRLAHCPSPKLLRARSAEKRRPVPTFQKVPLPSGPAPAHSLGDLKGSWPGRGLVTRFLQMSRKAPDPNGNGAHGHKQVPRSPWGRPGRESLHLRSCGDLSSGSSLRRLLSGRRLERATRPHSLSLNGGSRETGL; this is encoded by the exons ATGATGCCCTCGCCTAGCGATTCCAGCCGCTCGCTGACTAGCCGGCCCAGCACTCGGGGCCTTACACACCTCCGCCTCCACCGACCCTGGCTACAGGCCCTGCTCACGCTGGGGCTGGCTCAGGTGCTCCTGGGCGTCCTGGTGGTCACCTTCAGCATGGTGGcctcctccatcaccaccaccgagAGCGTCAAGAGATCCTGCCCGTCTTGGGCTGGGTTCTCG CTGGCGTTTTCCGGGGTTGTTGGCATCGTGTCTTGGAAGCGGCCGTTCACTCTAGTG atctccttcttctccttgcTTTCGGTGCTCTGTGTCATGCTCAGCATGGCCGGCTCTGTTCTCTCCTGTAAAAACGCTCAGCTGGCCCGAGACTTCCAAGAATGCAACTTG GATGGAAAGGTCTGCGTGTGCTGCCCCTCTGTTCGTCTTCTCAGGCCCTGTCCAGAGTCGGGGCAGGAACTGAAAATTGCTCTTAACTCCACCTGTGATGAAGCCCGAGGGGCCCTCAAG AACTTACTCTTCAGCGTCTGTGGGCTCACCATCTGTGCCGCCATAATCTGTACCCTCTCTGCCATTGTCTGCTGCATCCAGATCTTCTCCCTGGACCTTGTGCACACG CAGTTGGCACCTGAACGCTCAGTCTCAGGCCCTTTGGGGCCTCTGGGCTGTACCTCCTCGCCCCCAGACCCTCTCCTGCACACCATGCTGGACCTGGAGGAATTTGTACCACCCGTGCCCCCGCCACCATACTACCCCCCAGAGTATACCTGCAGCTCGGAAACAGACGCGCAGAG CATCACCTACAATGGCTCCATGGACAGCCCAGTGCCCTTGTACCCTACTGATTGCCCCCCTTCTTATGAGGCCGTCATGGGGCTACGAGGAGACAGTCAG GCCACTCTGTTTGATCCTCAGCTGCATGATGGCTCCTGCATCTGCGAGCGAGTGGCCTCCATTGTAGACG TGTCCATGGACAGCGGGTCTCTGGTGCTGTCTGCCATTGGCGACCTCCCGGGGGGCTCCAGCCCATCGGAGGACTCGTGCCTACTGGAGTTGCAGGGCTCCGTGCGCTCCGTTGACTACGTGCTCTTCCGCTCTATTCAGCGCAGCCGCGCTGGCTACTGCCTCAGCCTGGACTGCGGCCTTCGGGGCCCCTTCGAGGACAGCCCCCTTCCCCGGCGGCCCCCAAGGGCAGCCCGCTCCTATTCCTGCTCTGCCCCCGAAGCCCCACCCCCACTGGGTGCCCCCACAGCAGCCCGCAGCTGCCACCGGCTGGAGGGCTGGCCGCCTTGGGTGGGACCCTGCTTCCCCGAGCTGAGGCGGCGGGTCCCCCGGGGAGGCAGCCGGCCAGCTGCGGCCCCTTCCCCCCGAGCCCCAGCTCGCCGCTTCAGCGATAGCTCAGGTTCTCTCACCCCGCCGGGGCACCGGCCTCCTCACCCGGCTCCCCCACCACCGCTGCTGCTGCCACGGTCCCACAGTGACCCAGGCATCACCACCTCCAGCAACACTG CTGAATTCAGGGACCTTTATACCAAAGTGCTTGAGGAAGAAGCTGCTTCCGTTTCCTCTGCAGATACAG ggcTCTGCTCTGAAGCCTGCCTCTTCCGTCTAGCCCATTGCCCTTCCCCCAAGTTGCTCCGTGCCCGCTCAGCAGAGAAGCGGCGCCCTGTGCCCACCTTCCAGAAGGTCCCCCTGCCCTCGGGCCCTGCACCAGCCCACTCCCTGGGGGACCTGAAGGGCAGCTGGCCAGGCCGGGGCCTGGTCACCCGTTTCCTCCAGATGTCCAGGAAGGCCCCAGATCCCAATGGGAATGGAGCCCATGGGCATAAACAG GTGCCCCGGAGCCCCTGGGGCCGGCCAGGCCGAGAGAGCCTCCACCTTCGCAGCTGCGGCGACCTGAGCTCTGGCTCCTCCCTGAGGCGTCTCCTGTCCGGCCGCAGGCTGGAGCGTGCTACCCGTCCCCACAGCCTCAGCCTCAATGGGGGCAGCCGGGAGACTGGGCTCTGA